The following proteins are co-located in the Pseudomonas sp. ATCC 13867 genome:
- a CDS encoding ShlB/FhaC/HecB family hemolysin secretion/activation protein, with translation MRTLATLTLLLASPFAWAERPIQLPGSDIEQTLPRPNVPGGELRPTAPKVSAPAPSARQPGQILQQRIQLKRIEIAGGGHYPLNTWRPLLEPLTQRPIQVSELVAAAKAITQRYQNDGFFISFAYVPNQDFRGGGARIVLVEGHIREVRGNGDLGAHQARVDRWIARLKSERPLTRASFERFSVLMNRVPGLQLAMALKPPTTNDGGAVLELAGQSKRFNTGMNLDSRRGEQRGLFNAQVMSLLGWGEQLQFNYLYPPGDDEEHYRAWNYSQLLGDNGLQLQAGYSKYNSRPDDNLRLADGLEFARKRQNERISAGLGIPVLLRRDLTWDVNVRGYTVNDTSRYDLVYPNIPYRVEQKSKLRVVGVDTVVQQFASKRVRAGSLAVYQGLNGMGAETEKPIRKDFTRVLGYGAQQDQFGERWQGVVSAGFQWTDDVLPDSEQVTYGGNNFGRGYPDDQASGDKGWGAAYEVNYSFLRQSAVLNQIQPYLVVDTARTHYTQDGLPNAQLGSAAVGIRLSNRKHYLVSMEVAKPFGDRALDNNQRSPRLNFAFSYQIP, from the coding sequence ATGCGCACACTCGCCACCCTCACCCTGTTGCTGGCCAGTCCTTTCGCGTGGGCGGAGCGTCCGATCCAGCTCCCGGGGTCCGATATCGAACAGACCCTGCCCCGCCCCAACGTGCCAGGCGGCGAACTTCGCCCGACGGCGCCCAAGGTCAGCGCACCCGCGCCGTCGGCCCGGCAACCCGGCCAGATACTGCAGCAACGCATCCAGCTCAAGCGCATCGAGATCGCCGGCGGCGGCCACTACCCGCTGAACACCTGGCGCCCGCTGCTGGAGCCCCTGACCCAGCGGCCGATCCAGGTCAGCGAACTGGTAGCGGCGGCCAAGGCCATCACCCAGCGCTACCAGAACGACGGCTTCTTCATTTCCTTCGCCTACGTGCCCAACCAGGACTTTCGTGGCGGCGGCGCGCGCATCGTGCTGGTGGAGGGCCACATCAGGGAAGTGCGCGGCAATGGCGACCTGGGCGCGCACCAGGCCCGCGTGGACCGCTGGATCGCCCGCCTGAAAAGCGAGCGACCGCTGACCCGCGCGAGCTTCGAGCGCTTCAGCGTACTAATGAACCGCGTACCGGGCCTGCAACTGGCAATGGCACTCAAACCGCCCACCACCAATGACGGCGGCGCGGTGCTGGAACTGGCCGGCCAGAGCAAGCGCTTCAACACCGGCATGAACCTCGACTCGCGCCGTGGCGAACAGCGCGGCCTGTTCAACGCACAAGTGATGTCCCTGCTCGGCTGGGGCGAGCAACTGCAATTCAACTACCTCTACCCGCCGGGCGACGACGAGGAGCACTACCGCGCCTGGAACTACAGCCAACTGCTGGGCGACAACGGCCTGCAATTGCAGGCCGGCTACAGCAAGTACAACTCGCGCCCGGACGACAACCTGCGCCTGGCCGACGGCCTGGAGTTCGCGCGCAAGCGGCAGAACGAGCGGATCAGCGCCGGCCTCGGGATTCCCGTGCTGCTGCGCCGCGACCTGACCTGGGACGTGAACGTGCGGGGCTACACGGTGAACGACACCAGCCGCTACGACCTGGTCTACCCGAACATCCCCTACCGCGTCGAACAGAAGAGCAAGCTGCGAGTCGTCGGCGTGGACACGGTGGTCCAGCAGTTCGCCAGCAAGCGCGTGCGCGCCGGGAGCCTGGCGGTCTACCAGGGATTGAACGGAATGGGCGCGGAAACCGAGAAACCCATCCGCAAGGACTTCACCCGCGTGCTCGGCTACGGCGCCCAGCAGGACCAGTTCGGCGAACGCTGGCAAGGCGTCGTCAGCGCCGGCTTCCAGTGGACCGATGACGTGCTGCCCGACTCGGAACAGGTCACCTATGGCGGCAACAACTTCGGTCGCGGCTACCCCGACGACCAGGCCAGCGGCGACAAGGGCTGGGGCGCCGCCTACGAGGTGAACTACTCATTCCTGCGCCAGAGCGCGGTGCTCAACCAGATCCAGCCCTACCTGGTGGTGGACACCGCCCGCACCCACTACACCCAGGATGGCCTGCCCAATGCCCAGCTCGGCTCGGCGGCCGTCGGCATACGCCTGTCCAACCGCAAGCACTACCTGGTGTCGATGGAGGTGGCCAAGCCGTTCGGCGATCGCGCACTGGACAACAACCAGCGCAGTCCGCGCCTCAACTTCGCCTTCAGCTATCAGATCCCCTAG
- a CDS encoding spermidine synthase, whose product MSEERLIVEERDAFGVIRVVESGDFRYLEFGDEVEQSCVLMQDPCWLEYDYSRAMLLGGLCHAHPRRALFLGFGAGSLTQACLKYLPLEEVEAIELRPSIPRLAREHLGLGDDPRLHLRVGDAVEELANCEPADLIFLDLYTDTGPAPAHIAWDFLGACRERLRPGGWLVINQWSTDDGRPLGAALLRGRFHRHYWECPVPEGNVIVFVPAELDQELNLRALKKRVASLEPRLGYSLRGYIDSLCPAQ is encoded by the coding sequence ATGAGCGAGGAACGCCTGATCGTCGAGGAGCGCGATGCGTTCGGGGTGATCCGGGTCGTGGAGAGCGGCGACTTCCGCTACCTGGAGTTCGGCGACGAGGTCGAGCAGAGCTGTGTGCTGATGCAGGATCCCTGCTGGCTGGAGTACGACTACTCGCGGGCCATGCTGCTCGGCGGGTTGTGCCATGCGCACCCGCGCCGTGCCCTGTTCCTGGGCTTCGGTGCCGGTAGCCTGACTCAGGCCTGCTTGAAGTACCTGCCGCTGGAGGAGGTGGAGGCCATCGAGCTGCGCCCGTCGATTCCCCGGCTGGCTCGCGAGCACCTGGGGCTGGGCGATGATCCGCGCCTGCACCTGCGCGTGGGGGACGCGGTGGAGGAGCTGGCGAACTGCGAGCCGGCGGACCTGATCTTCCTCGACCTCTATACCGACACCGGTCCCGCGCCTGCGCACATCGCCTGGGACTTCCTCGGCGCCTGCCGCGAGCGCCTGCGTCCCGGCGGCTGGCTGGTGATCAACCAGTGGAGCACCGACGATGGCCGTCCGCTGGGCGCCGCGCTGTTGCGCGGGCGCTTCCACCGTCATTACTGGGAGTGTCCGGTGCCGGAGGGCAACGTGATCGTCTTCGTGCCCGCCGAGCTGGACCAGGAGCTCAACCTGCGGGCCCTGAAGAAGCGCGTTGCGAGCCTGGAACCCAGGCTCGGTTATTCGCTGCGCGGTTACATCGACTCGCTGTGCCCGGCGCAGTGA
- a CDS encoding flavin-containing monooxygenase has protein sequence MYAIIGAGPAGLAAARQLQKYGIPFTGFELHGDVGGLWDIGNPHSTLYHSAHLISSKGTTQFDEFPMDMDVPPYPHHTQVLHYFHAYARHYGLRSHYRFNTRVTALLRQERGWRLRCERDGTVHEGLFDGVLIANGALHTPNQPELPGDFSGEILHASQYRNADCFADKRVLIVGCGNSACDIAVDAVHRARSVDLSVRRGYHFLPKFCLGRPIDTFGNLVRLPRPLKQRLDAALLRLLIGRPSDYGLPDPDHRLYESHPVVNSLVLHHLAHGDIRARRDVRSLEGQRVVFSDGERQDYDLILLATGYRLDYPFIDRAQLNWPNDCAAPQLYLNAFHPQYDDLFMLGMLEASGLGWQGRAEQAELVALYIRQLAAGNPVAERFRQLKRMLAGQRIDGGYQYLPLERMAYYVDKDSYRRTVREHIAELRRDLPGTAPLAPLPVH, from the coding sequence ATGTATGCCATTATCGGCGCGGGTCCGGCCGGCCTCGCCGCCGCCCGCCAGTTGCAGAAGTACGGTATCCCCTTCACTGGCTTCGAACTGCACGGCGATGTCGGTGGTCTGTGGGACATCGGCAATCCCCACAGCACCCTGTACCACTCCGCCCACCTGATTTCCTCCAAGGGCACGACCCAGTTCGACGAGTTTCCAATGGACATGGACGTCCCCCCTTATCCGCACCACACGCAGGTGCTCCACTACTTCCATGCCTACGCGCGGCACTACGGCCTGCGCAGCCACTACCGCTTCAATACACGGGTCACCGCCCTGCTCCGCCAGGAGCGCGGCTGGCGGCTGCGCTGCGAGCGCGACGGCACGGTGCACGAAGGACTGTTCGACGGCGTGCTGATCGCCAACGGCGCCCTGCATACACCCAACCAGCCAGAGCTGCCGGGCGACTTCAGCGGCGAAATCCTCCATGCCAGCCAGTACCGCAACGCCGATTGCTTCGCCGACAAGCGCGTGCTGATCGTCGGCTGCGGCAACTCCGCCTGCGACATCGCAGTGGACGCCGTGCACCGCGCACGCTCCGTGGACCTTTCGGTGCGTCGCGGCTACCACTTCCTGCCCAAGTTCTGCCTGGGCCGGCCAATCGACACCTTCGGCAACCTGGTCCGCCTGCCGCGTCCGCTCAAGCAACGGCTCGACGCGGCACTGCTGCGCCTGCTGATCGGTCGTCCGTCGGACTACGGACTGCCCGATCCCGACCACCGCCTGTACGAATCGCACCCGGTGGTGAACTCGCTGGTGCTGCACCACCTCGCCCACGGCGACATCCGCGCGCGCCGCGACGTACGTAGCCTGGAAGGTCAACGCGTAGTGTTCAGCGATGGCGAACGCCAGGACTACGACCTGATCCTGCTCGCCACCGGCTACCGCCTGGACTACCCCTTCATCGACCGCGCGCAGCTCAACTGGCCCAACGACTGCGCCGCGCCGCAGCTGTACCTCAACGCCTTCCACCCGCAGTACGACGACCTGTTCATGCTCGGCATGCTGGAGGCCTCGGGCCTTGGCTGGCAGGGGCGCGCCGAGCAGGCCGAACTGGTCGCGCTCTACATCCGCCAGTTGGCCGCGGGCAACCCGGTCGCCGAGCGTTTCCGCCAATTGAAACGGATGCTTGCCGGCCAACGCATCGACGGCGGCTACCAGTACCTGCCGCTCGAACGCATGGCCTATTACGTGGACAAGGACAGCTATCGCCGCACCGTACGCGAGCACATCGCCGAACTGCGCCGCGACCTGCCCGGCACCGCGCCGCTCGCACCGCTGCCGGTACACTGA
- a CDS encoding class II 3-deoxy-7-phosphoheptulonate synthase, translating to MSLPWSPDSWRSKPIQQQPTYPDSARLSDVERALAGFPPLVFAGEARELRRQFAEVTAGRAFLLQGGDCAESFAEFSAAKIRDTFKVLLQMAVVMTFAAGCPVVKVGRMAGQFAKPRSSGEETVDGVTLPAYRGDIVNGIGFDEKSRVPDPERLLQAYHQSTASLNLLRAFAGGGFADLHQVHQWNLDFIANSALSERYQQLADRIDETLAFMRACGLDTAPQLRETSFFTAHEALLLNYEEAFIRRDSLTGDWYDCSAHMLWIGDRTRQLDGAHVEMLRGVGNPIGVKIGPSMDSEELIRLIDLLNPDNEPGRLNLIVRMGADRVGDGLPRLIQTVQREGRQVLWSSDPMHGNTIKASSGYKTRDFARVLTEVRQFFEVHRAEGSYAGGIHIEMTGQNVTECIGGARPITEAGLSDRYHTHCDPRLNADQSLELAFLIAETLKQVRR from the coding sequence ATGAGCCTGCCCTGGAGTCCCGACAGCTGGAGAAGCAAGCCGATCCAGCAACAACCCACCTACCCCGACAGCGCGCGCCTGAGCGACGTCGAACGCGCCCTGGCCGGCTTTCCCCCGCTGGTGTTCGCCGGTGAGGCCCGCGAGCTGCGTCGGCAGTTCGCCGAAGTCACCGCCGGCCGCGCCTTCCTGCTGCAGGGCGGCGACTGCGCCGAGAGCTTCGCCGAGTTCTCCGCGGCGAAGATTCGCGACACCTTCAAGGTGCTGTTGCAGATGGCCGTGGTGATGACCTTCGCCGCCGGCTGCCCGGTGGTGAAGGTCGGGCGCATGGCCGGGCAGTTCGCCAAGCCGCGCTCTTCCGGCGAGGAAACCGTCGACGGCGTGACGCTGCCGGCCTACCGCGGCGACATCGTCAACGGCATCGGCTTCGACGAGAAAAGCCGCGTGCCGGACCCCGAGCGCCTGCTGCAGGCCTACCACCAGTCCACCGCCTCGCTGAACCTGCTGCGCGCCTTCGCTGGCGGCGGCTTCGCCGACCTGCACCAGGTGCACCAGTGGAACCTGGATTTCATCGCCAACTCGGCGCTGTCCGAGCGCTACCAGCAGCTCGCCGACCGCATCGACGAAACCCTCGCCTTCATGCGCGCCTGCGGCCTGGACACCGCGCCGCAGTTGCGCGAAACCAGTTTCTTCACCGCCCACGAAGCGCTGCTGCTGAACTACGAGGAAGCCTTCATCCGCCGCGATAGCCTGACCGGCGACTGGTACGACTGCTCGGCACACATGCTGTGGATCGGCGACCGCACCCGCCAGCTCGATGGCGCCCATGTGGAAATGCTGCGCGGCGTTGGCAACCCCATCGGCGTGAAGATCGGCCCGAGCATGGACAGCGAGGAGCTGATCCGCCTGATCGACCTCCTCAACCCGGACAACGAGCCCGGCCGCCTCAACCTCATCGTACGGATGGGCGCCGACAGGGTCGGCGACGGCCTGCCGCGCCTGATCCAGACCGTACAGCGCGAAGGCAGGCAGGTGCTGTGGAGTTCCGACCCCATGCACGGCAACACCATCAAGGCTTCCAGCGGCTACAAGACCCGCGACTTCGCGCGCGTGCTCACCGAGGTGCGGCAGTTCTTCGAGGTGCATCGGGCCGAAGGCAGCTACGCCGGCGGCATCCACATCGAGATGACCGGGCAGAACGTCACCGAATGCATCGGCGGTGCCCGCCCCATCACCGAGGCCGGGCTGAGCGATCGCTACCACACCCACTGCGATCCGCGCCTGAATGCCGACCAATCCCTGGAACTGGCCTTCCTCATCGCGGAAACCCTGAAGCAGGTGCGCCGCTAG